In Salmo trutta chromosome 24, fSalTru1.1, whole genome shotgun sequence, the DNA window TGAATGTTGAGCACTCTTGGAAATAGGATGTTATGTCAGTATCAGGAACGTCCAGAATGCTCAGTGTTTTATAAATGAACAGGTCTGGAAATGCATTTTCAACACCATAGGCTACATTCAAGATGTGGGACACCTGAAATGGAAGAAGAACATCTATGAAACACCAAAACAAGACAGAAAATTGTATTAAATATAAAGCTTATCTCTATTACATAAAACAATACCTTATATTTTCTCAAAGTGCTAAAGTCATGTGCAGCATCTTGTGAGCCTACAACAAGAAAAAACAACCATCAAATTGTGAGCCTGTAAGAAATTGTTTTAAATTGAAATATTTTTTACTGAGCATAGATATTTTTATGATATTTACTTCAGTAATgataaaaatgttgtttttttcaaaAACATGAGTTTAAACTGTCTAAAGGGTGCAATGTGTTTTCATGCAATAATCCAGTAGACTCAGTCTGAGACAACAAACTGAAAACGTAAGGCCTCATATCATACTGacagctacagtatgtgtgtctgtgtaggcACCTGTCAATTATCCCCTGTCAATAACACACATCTCATCGACATCCACTCACCTAATAGTAAATATGGTTTAATAACTCCAACTTGTACGTCCCAGCTGTTGTCCTGTACATAGCCACATGCTGTCTCAGGCTGAGTTTTATCCTCTACAACATGTATAGTCGACCCTTTCCATGTCTCAATAATCCTCCTGCCGCTCAACGTCGTCACGCGGGTGCATTGCTTTCTCAAATTGGTCTTGGAAAATGTCTTGATTTCCTGGGCAAGAGACTGCATCGCCTTTGTCTTCTCAAAACAAAGCAAAGGAGAAAAAAGAATCCAGTATTAGATTGATAGAGTGGCAGACCAGTCTAGGCTACTCCATTGGATGTAATGTTCACAGTGACTAGCTCCTGGTTCAAATGGACTCCTGCATGTTGATGGGCAGGTTTTGTCAACTC includes these proteins:
- the LOC115161519 gene encoding dual specificity protein phosphatase 19-like, which gives rise to MQSLAQEIKTFSKTNLRKQCTRVTTLSGRRIIETWKGSTIHVVEDKTQPETACGYVQDNSWDVQVGVIKPYLLLGSQDAAHDFSTLRKYKVSHILNVAYGVENAFPDLFIYKTLSILDVPDTDITSYFQECSTFIDQANAEKGVVLVHCNSGVSRSASVVIGYLMSTEGKPFNDAFTLVKSARPATCPNPGFLEQLKGFKPKGGIEANGVGYA